GGTGGGTCAACTGTTAAGTTGTGAGAGCTTCTTGGCCACCTTCGCGATGCAAAGTAGTTCTTAGAAAGGTAAAACGTAAACAATTATGAACTTTGAGGTCATTCTGAGTTGACGTAAGCATTCTCCAGTTTCTCGCTGCCACCAGTATGACTCAACACATACACTttaaccccgcccccccccccaatcactaGTGCAGAATGTCTACCTGCCTTGATCTTAGTAGGACCTAACCTTAAGGCGTTACCCAGTAGGACAGCtcaatattttatatttaaacttaCATCTATATCAATATACAGTGTAactatgtactgtatataaacaCAGCAAGGCATACATAATGAAAGAAAATGGTTCATATCATTAAATGCCATACTACTGCCACATACAtttcaccagttgagaggcgggaccaaagagccaaagctcaacccccgcaagcacaactaggcgagtactttTTATGCTACTAATGGAAGCTGGCAAGCATTAcctctaccacaaccaccaataATAAAAAACGAAACTGGAGAACTTACTCTCTGGTACCATTATGAGGATTAGTGAATTCCATCTGTAAAGAGTAGGTCAGCATGTCCAAGTTGCGTCCATCGCCCCACTTGATCTTGAGGGAATTGTAGGAAGCTTTAACAAGTTCTAAGGTGGGTGGAGCAGGAGGAAGGGGCCTAGTTGTCACTTTGTGAATACCACTGAAGCCTCCAGGACCTACACTGTTCATGGCCTGGATTCGTATTCTAAAATGAAAGATAACTAGTCTTTACCAACTTGCTCATGGTGACCACCTACACTCGGTGcaaataaattaatgtaaaaaTACGTAAGCACACCACCATTATATCTTTGAATTAGGAAGCTTATGAAACTCAAACATAAGCTGATTTTTAAACTTGCCTGTCAACTTGACACTTTTACAATTAGATTACACAACATTAGCTTAACAATTTGGTAAAACTAGAGCACATATACAAGCAAAATTATCATAATCCATTACAAAAGTATATAAAAAATGTGATATAAAATGTAGGAATGCAAGTCAACAAAAATCAACTAGTGGAGGGAACAATGAATTAAATAATTGAACAAACCACCAGGCACAGGAGAACTGTAAACAAGGGGCGAGATGGCCAACATGGCGGCAGACCAATGAAAAACCTCTTTCACATGAGGGGAAAAGAATAACTGAACCCAAAGAATTAAGGAAGATGCagggaaaaaaaaataattgttcACACAAAAACCAggttatgtatatataaattagaAATTCCCCAAATAACCATAAGATtgaaaagaatattgtgcaagagtgatattatatattttttgttactAAACATGTAGTAAAAGTGCTCTTTCTTCCTAAAAATACCCAGCTTCCTAAAATGTTAGCATAGTATTTATAACAAGTATTTGGGGGAATGTATACTCAAGCCACAAATTACAAAAGCAAATGAAAACAAACATGGCAAGAGAGCAATTGGAAGGAGATAACAGATCCTTAAGATACATATAATGAGGCAACATTAGGAGTTTTGGAAAGTAATACTTCGAACCAGAAAGCCCCATACTGGCTAAAAGAAAGAGAACCAAAGGATATTAAGTAGACAGTGGCAAGTGAACCTTAATCAAAACATGTCTTAAAGACATGAGGAAGAAGTGCAGAATAAAAAGGCAAGACAAATTGTAAATGCCGGGACACAGGACACAACCAGGTCTAGTAGAGCAAGCCCATAAATGCCTTAAGCACTAAAAATATTAGGAAATATTGAATGGTAATATGTATACTATCTAGTGTCTAGCATGATTCAAATTTCAGATGAATTGTCAAGATAAATAAAGAATTAACGTTACATCTTATTAATAAAGTCAATAGAAAGCATCATGATCATAGATTACTCATCCAAGAACAAGACATTATAAGAATAGAAAATAAATTAGCAGTCATCAGTAACTTTGAGAAACATTCCAAATCAGCCTCTTAAAttgatagtaggccaagaaggcattagtggaagctggaaacaagCAACTAATAAGTGCTTGGAAATTCGTGGTCAGCAAATGGAATGCGATGAAAAAtgttagaagccacctccattcacaattttaaggccagattcaataaagaaattgaatttcagtaaaattaaattaaaacaaTAGGTTCAATGCTAGTAGGAAAGGCATGCACACTTCATCCCAGTCACTGTAAGGTAAGCATATCAAGATGAAAGCAACCAGGCATGCACAATATTAATGAAGTTATGCACTATAAACACGGGTACAACTTGGCAAACGGTAGAATCATAAAAAGAAACGCGTCTCTATACCTATACAAAGTTTCGGGCTGAAGATCGTTTAGCGTATATTCTGTTTCTGGTCCTGGAGTTGTGACTGTCTTATCACCCACTTCTATCACGTAATGAGTGATGGGATCACCGTGATTAGCTGGCTCTCCCCAAAGCAGTGTTACAGCCGTGGCAGCTGGGGAGGAGGAGATGTAGGCAACTGGCGCAGGTGGGGCCGCAGGAGTAGTCACTGTTGCGTGTGATGACCAAGGACCAACTCCAGCACTGTTGCTGCAACATATTCTGTAAAATACATTTATACATGAAGGAATACCAAATTGTTCTTTTCATCTTTTGCATGCAAATTCATAAGTTAAAATCAGTGAATCAAaagtcttacgggctattcatgcccatgccacctcttgagtggcctaatcttaatcaatcaaatcaaattgcaatacattaaaaaaaatttcacaaTTAAAActtatgaaaaaatccaacaatgAATGTAATTAAATGCCCCAGTGGCTTCCCAAGATACTCAGCCTGATTCTAATTGCTGAGTTACATCGAGTAATTATGGGTCGAAAGTAATTTATGGTTGCAGATTCCCAGGCACAGATGCTGTAGGTGTGATATGGAGAGACGAGTGAATAAACATGGCATTACTAGGGCAAAACAAGTTTCAGATTTGAGAGAGACTGCCTACTGCTTCAGAAACTGTTAGATGTTGTGTAGCAGGGTAATTGAAATTCAGTTTGTCGTCATGTGAACACTAATGAATTTCCCATCTACTCTACTCTAAATTTGGGCATTTTCAATTCTCTGTTCAATTACCCGGATGGATTTTGTTTCCAAATATTTGTCAATATTTGGAGAATAAAATGCATGTCTCTGAGGCTGTACACCAGATGCCTGGGGGCTAGCTTCACCCAGCTTTCACACATGAAACATGGAGATTAGGAGTGTGCTACAGGCCAGTCAAGGTTGACCCAAGTGCCACACTAAGAAATATAAACAcctaccccccttcccccacccctacCTCTACAATTTCCATGATCTAAAATAAAGGTTGTGTTTACCATAGTTAATTTTGCAACTTCAATGCTTCAAAattacattttctgagagagGGGGGTAGGAAAAGGACATACGAGGGAAAGAGGGGAATGTtggaagaaagagagaaaggagatGCAAGGAAAGGCGGAAAAGGAGGATATGGaagggcaggcgatgagtcacagtaatgtGCCATCTATTGTTGGAAGCTTGCTTGAATTGATAATTGCAAAAACAATTAATAAACATCTTCAATTAaagagagattgtgtgtgtgtgtgtgtgtgtgtattactgtAAATCTTGCCATCTTCTGTGCACTATTACCTTCCACCCCACTAGGTTGAAGACCCAACAGGTTATCTGGTCCAATTGTATATAACTGAAATGATGTGATAACCTTGGAGGACCATTTTCAAAACAAGTCTTCATGTGATGTCCTTTACTTTTTGCAGCCTACAGTATTTGCAGTATATTAGTCATAGAACTTTCCGTTTGCACCCAGAGTGCTTGATACTTCAAATTTCAAATTGGAAAAAGACATTAGGAAATTTTAACAAATGACTATCAACAACATTCTTCACATTAAGACAACTCACCTAAAGGCATAGGTGGTAGCTGGAGCCAGGTTACGCACTTCACTGGTAGTGGCAGACCCAGTGTATGCGTTATTGAATGTCAGGTcagactcaacatcaccgcatgtTGACGACGACTCTGAAGACTCTGCATGAGGGCACGACACCTTGGAAAGAATAATGTGTAGTTACAGTGCCAGTATAGTACCGAATCAGACCTGTGAGGTCACTAATGGCAAAGTAAACTCAGGAATTGAGAGGATATTTATCATGAGGTCTTTAGCCACTGAAGTGTGTGATAACTTGTTTAATTAATTAGGTATCCAATTCTCACCCTGCATACTCAAACCGACTATTTCTGCGCAAGTTGTACTGGGATACAAGTAACATCGTACCCAAGGGGGGGTTCACCAGATGAAGACCTACATAATCTATCCTAACCCAATGATATACTGTATACGGTTTTGACCATCAGAAAATGAGTTGTCAAACCGTCTTGCACACAATTTTACCGTACCACTCTTAAAGTGTTCAACAAGTGTAAATAGTTCATTTAAAATGTCTTTCCatcactgcccactggatggggcatTGTGTGCATGACAAACACATCAAATTAAAAAACCTGCTCACTACATGTGTAAGTAGCATAGCTAAAGAGACTACTTGTGGTCATTCTTGAACCCACTGTTGATACAACAATATACATCAAACTGTGCAACTAGTTTATCAAGACTGCAACTTGCTTACCGAGATGAATTTTAGGGCACATTCCCTGAGCTCGTTATGTGCCTCTGACTTTTTCCATtactgcccacagaatgggtatggggtacatgttAAATTAACTAACTTATTTTTTTGTACGAGTAGGGAAAAATTACCTGCAAGGTGCTAGAGCTTTTTGTAGCTTTCACTACAGTAATCAAGAGCTACGAAAGTAAGACGGGGTACTAATTATAAAATTTTCAAGTAATAAGCAAGTTTAACATCAACAAGTATAAAGAAAACACTCAAATGAGGGGGACGGGAACTTGTGGTAACTGGTTAATGCAGACATTATTCAAATTCAAGTGCTACCAATGCTAGCAATTTTTGTAATTATGATGACTCCTTACCTCTGCAATCTGTACATTATACTGGTCAATGCCAGCTCCATTGTTTATAGGTTCTTCCCAGGCCAGATGGACTGAGTAAGGGCTGCGACAGGCTAGATGTGGTGCATGAGGAGCATCAGGCGGACCAGCACCACTAACCACTTCCAACGGTTCAGACCATGGCCCAGGACCCATGCGGTTCACACCACGCACCAAGAATACGTATGGTCGACCAGGCAAGAGGCTATCAAAGGGCACAAATGTGCATTAGCAATGTAAAACTCTCATTAAACACCGCTAAGATGATACTTTAGAAAAATCCTTGAACATTTACAAGTAAAAATAATCAAAACAGGGATCAATAATTACATGTACTGCAAACTTTGGCCTAGAGAAATTTATATTGACATAGTAGAACCTAAATTTAAGCACAAAATTATTTTGTAAGATGTAGAAATGTATCAAGAGACACTTAAGGAATAGAAGTTAATCAAAATGTTAATAGGAACATGACAGGACACTGGAGAAGAACTTAGGAGGCATGAAAGAAAATAAAGTGTTTTCCTCAAGTTGCAATACAGGACATAACTTACCAAATTTCTATGCAAGGGTCAAATTTATAATGTGTGAGGttatgtaattaccaaagtgtagttacaggatcagagcgtcgctcgtggtgtcccgtcttcccagcactcagtCATATCGTTTTGAAATTACTGTTGTCATGAGCTCACTTTCATGTGTGCACATGAATTCAAGCCTTGCATGTCTCCACTGATTACTTTTTGCGATTCAAGAATATTTAAGCCAAAGTAAAGTTGAAAATATTTCTACTCACCTGGCAACAGTACATTCAAGATCTCGTCCACAATAAACTTGTCTTCTATCACTGTCTGGAGACATCATGTCAATACGGAATTCTGTCACAGGCGATCCACCATCAAATTCTGGATGACCTGTTGTATGAAATACAGTAATACTGAATACCTATAATGTTTTACAACATGTTTAAACATTAtacattttgtaaattaaaagtTAATCTTCTCCCTACTTTTCCCAAGTTTACAAGCAACACTAATATGTTTAAtcattatttatttgtattttattttttacataAGGAGGGTTGAAGAGCATAAATTTTCTAACTTTCTCACTCACCCGGGAGAGAGAACTTGGTACTAGTCTTTTAACCAATTGCATCTGTTCACCCTGCAGTATAGTAATTTGGGACCTGGTTTTAATCTGGCTGCAAGAAAACTAATAGAGGAAGGCTTATGATAAGATGAAGAAAGGGAAAGCTTTAAAATTATAATCAGAATACTTCTGCTCCTGTCTTTTCCGATCCTGTATCagaaggcctggtcggagaccgggccacggggtcgTTAATCCCTAAAAGCTACACAAGATAGCCACACAAGGTCAAGGTCCCAAGGAAAAAGAAAAAGCTCCCTTGTACAGTTAATTTCAAAAAAATTTCCAAATTTTTTTTCCCAGAACACGAAATACTTATTATTTTACAATCAGCGCCACAAGATCACTTTATAAACGGGCAAACAATGAAATAATGGTCCCCAGTTCGAACAGGGGCAGTCAAGAAAGTGCCCAGTTCTCCCATCTTGCCCAAGCTCAAACTCCAATCATTCTTGATTAGAAAGCAAATGGGCAAGTGTGCTGACCAGCGTGCAATTAAAAAATATCAAGAGATTAGTTTCATGAGCCGACCAAGCTAACATCAGACCCTACCCAATAAAGATTTACAATTTTCACTATTACTGTAATACAGTAATAAAAATCTACTATGCCCTAGtgattatcttgatatgattgtgTACAATACTGTTATTCATACTAGGCCAAATGTTATGCTTACCCCACTTGAGCTGCAATAAGGATGCTTTTGGCTTGCCCAATAACCGAGGAGCTGGACATACACCCGGGCATACGGCCTCAGCGGTCACAGTAGTAGTTTCACTCCAGTCGCTCATGCCCCCCAAGCTCTCGCACAGCACCCTGACACGGTAGCTTGCTCCTGGGCAAAGCTCTGTACATTCTGTCTCTGTGCTTTCTCCAGTATATACACACTCAAATcctgtaaatatatatacatttaggtTACAATGATTAAAATGTGTGAATATGAATTGTGAAATATTTGGGAAATGTGATTTTCTGTACGAGGGTAAGTaacaggagaaaaaattacaggTTCGAGGTTCCGGGAAAATGACAACTTTAAGAGATAAAACGTACTATTTCCATTTGTCGACAGTAATGTCAGTCACTTATGATGCACTAGTGGGCATGGCTTTGGGTAATCTCAtggcagtaaaaaaaaaatcaacttggAAATGAAGCATTTCAAAATATCCATAAAGAAAAATTAAGCATTGAATTCCAAGAGATTTTCTGCTTGGGCCATCAACAGTTTTCCAAGATAACTGCTGATCCAACCGAGCATTAGGGAGATGCAGCAGATCTTCAAGACCCACTCATGCCTACCAGAAGCCACAACTACAATTTGGCTCTCTACAAGGCAAGAGAAGCTTGGGAAACTAAGCCCTTGCTTGTTCTTTCTTGTGGAGCTtttctttactttttcctttctgATCTCCAAGTTTGGGGATATAGGATTCTGGCCCTGGCACCTGGTAGGCAAAAGTGAGCTTCAGAAACCTGGcacagctccccaaggcatagaTGAACCAGTGCTTTCCTTCAAAGGCTACCGAGAGAGAAACTACATATTTCTCAACATGAAAAGTATGACTTTTTAATATATGTATAGCAATTAAGAAGGAACTAAATTTACAATTGAATACAACTTTTAATACAAGGATCATAAAAGAACAAAATCAAATATCAATTACAATATACTTACCACTGCCACGATCAATATCTAATCTATAGCCAGTTACAGGAGAACCTCCATTATCAGTGGGTGAAGACCAGGCAAGTGTCAACTTTGTAGACTTAGGGCGGCCTTTTACCGTAGGGGCCGATGGCGGCTTAGGCCGATCAGGCAGCGTAGGATAGCAGGTAATATCAGAGAATGGCGAGACACCTTCCTCATTATGAGCACATAGCTGAAAATAAATGTGTGTTTTCAGTATGGAgtcataataataaaaaaaatataaaaaataaaatgcacacaggtactgtactgtataatacaGTTTCAGTAGTGGTGTTGTACCAATTTATAGTTCAAGACTTCAGCATTTATGGTTATAAACAATACAAAAACTATCTAGTACAGTAAATTTAACTTCTTGTTTGTTCACACAATGTTTACTCACTCTAAACTTATAATCAGCATTCCTCCTCAACCCCTGACAAGTGAATCTTGTGTCCCGTCCATTGTAAACCGGACGGAAACCATAACCATTTAATGAATCTTCCATCTGCAAAGTATAGGTCTCTTCCATAGGTCTTTTCGTCCAGCCTAAACTTAGAGACGTAACCGAAGCTTGTTCCAAGACTGGAGGGGCAGGCTGGGAAGGCACCACACCACTAGTGAAAGCTATAGTCTCTGCACTATATTCACTGAAAAGAATCATAGAACTTATGTGTAGTATAACCATAGGGCAGATGGtggggaaaaaataaataaattaaaatattcactGAGGTAAATCAGATTCATATGTTTATCCAGCCCATCCTTCTAAGGTTTCccatcaagaaactgtcgttctaaagtgcccttatcctgatCTACCAAAGGACCGCCAAAACAGAGAACGAGGCAGTACTTATGTCTATTTTGCAAGCCACCACCATTTTCTAATACCACAATTTTTGGTCTTGGATAAAGTACATGTCAAATTGCAACATTCTATTAGGAGGATGTGTTGGCTATCAAAGAATGCAACGGTGCCCTCACTTAGTACTGCACGGGAACCGTAACACCCCAAAACCTTACGGCCCAAAACTTCAATTGAGAAAATTTTAGTCGACTGAAACAGGTGTCCAGACGACTTAGCCAGTGTAATGAAGAGAACAGACCGACTGCACTTGAATACCAGACAGGgctgggtggccgagtggacagcgctctagaatcgtggacctagggaccggggttcaatACCCTCACCCggcagagatagatagatagatatagagatatatagataTCTCTATATATGCAATGCAGGCGAGTAAATTCGGCTTGCAAAGTGTGTTGCAATCAGAGATTCGCCAAAGCAATGTTCGCTAAATCAAGGTTGTACCACTTGTCATGTGCTTGTATTTCAGTGAAGTCACTACCGGGAGAATGTGCTTTTATTCTCCTGGTAGCTGTCCATTACATGATCAGTTGAAATTAAAATGTTGCCTAGTGAAGTTTTCCCCACAGAGCATGGGAAATATTAGAGTATGAATGAAAACACTTCATATGGCTCCAATTACATCGAGTGATTTTTGTAAATGAATGCAACACTAGGAAAATGAATTGAAGTCTTGGGGTAAACAAATGAGCATGCTTTTAAACGGATCATTTTCCTTTTGAGGTGGCATGGTTTTTTTCACCCAGGTAAAGACCCGGCTACCTTTGAAAACGAGGTTTTGAGGCTGGAGCCCAAGATATAACAATTTGATTTGTCGGGGACAAGCAGTTGGTGAATATATATTCTAGGCATTctgcagtctcgggagactatagagttgtgctctggttgtcgaggatggagtgtcctctccaaggtgcaaagcctgggtaggttaaTATGGAggaaaagctgttacccatgcatatatacagtatatgttagGCTTGCatcaaggtcaaactactgacctttcccaggatgcaaccccaacaACATTTGCCGAACTTCTGAGTACTGTACCTGTTTACTGCAAGCTGAACAGGCTCATTAGGTGAAAAAGAAACCTGCCcatccatttctgtcccacctgggAACTGAACCCAAGATCCCCAATGGCTAGTCAAGCACGAGCCCAAATGTACTAAGAGACCCATACAGATGTGGGGAAACCTCTTCACTAAACACACACTTCATGACAGTTGAATCTTGAAGGCAGCTACTACTATATGTTTGCTGAATCAAGGTTGCActttatatactgtatttatttaCATGTTACAGGTTGATGGTGACATGAAGTAGTGTTTACACATACTGCATTTAAATTTTTATGATGAGTAATTTTTAGGTAAATGAAAATGTACTTCAAATCTTACAATGCCGATGCTATGCTCTGAGAACACTTTCAAAGCATATGGTAACCTGCAAGGAGCAGAATAAAGAGTAAATCAAGATTTTCTAAGATTTAAAATAACAGCTCTTAGAGAGACCATTTGTTAGCAACAGTGTTCTAAGAACATACGACAACGTCAAGCACCGATTTTTGCCAGGACCGACGAGTAAAAAATGTGGACGGGATGAGAAAAACTTAAGGGCTCCAGGAAACAAGTGTCCTGCATTTTGAAAAGGAGCAACATGGAAGTGGTGAACATGAACTGGCCCACGTGGCACTGTTATATGACTACAGCTAAATAAATTAGTATCACTACCCTGGGCCCACTTTTACTCATTCTAATCCTACACTGTCTCTTACCTCTTCCCATGTTCGTTAACTGCAGCAAGACGTACACGATAGCGCGTGTGGGGTTGAAGTTTAGAAATGGTGTGCTGCTTGCCCCGTCCTCTGAAGACTTCTGTCCAATCTCCACTATTGCCACACAACTCGAGAATAAATGCAGTCACACGAGAACCATTTTCTTTTGCAGGACCCCATCTAAAATTGCAAGCACTAATTAGTAACAAATTAATATAATGTATTGCATTAACAAACATGCAGAATAAAGGTCAACACCATGTATCATTCATATGTCGCCCACATTTAACATTTAAATGACCTGATTTTACACACCTTACTAGCCTCTCATCTTTCACACGACCATTACTATTTCTATCAACACACAAATCAAACTTATTGTTCAATTCCATCCTATTCCCTTTCCCTCCATGCGTTTAGAAATGTTCATGCAGGTACACTTTTCTATTCCAAATATCACTCAGTCACTTTCCCTTTCCctcattttaatttttttaaagaATTCTCAATGATGCTACCAGGGAGATACACTGCACAACAATTGAGGCCTTAAGATGCAATCTATAATATGATGGGTATAAGCATTCCATCTGCTTGGGTCATCAAATATCGAGACATGAGCTCAAAGTAGTAGACCGATGTCCTACCAACCAGGTACAGTACTAGTTAGGAAGTTGTGGCCATCCACAGACTGGTTGGACGGACAATGGTCTTGTACTCTTGAGCTCGTGTTTGAATCTGTGATAATCGAAGTGGATGAAATAAGAGACCTtgttggccctgtatgactaaccatcctgtgagatgggaacttttagtatcactgctatcttattcactcttgtgttcatgatgatatcctcaaaatgcacctAGTTAACTCCACCATTCATAAAGCCAGCAAGTTTAAAAACTAATACAAGAAGATATTTTTCTCAGATGACAAACTGCAAATGTAGAAACAAGGAACAAATTCATTCTAACAGAACCATAAGGCATTCTTTCCGTCAATAACTAATTATGGCCATTCAGTCAAGGATCTGCATTTCATATTGCTCCCGTGTCCTGCCTAGATACCCATAAAGAGAAGATACTGGGAAAGATAGTATCCCCTAAACCTTAAAATAACATAACACAGCATTTTAATtaacaaaaaattaacaaaaataaaacTCAAAAATGTACCAACCTAAACTGTAGAGAAGTTTTTGATTTTTGAATCATTCTAGGTAGTGATGGAGCATCGGGCAGAGTAGAGTGTGTGTGGAACACGGTAACGCCACTAGAGTCCCCGCGCACACTGCCACATAAACACTCAAAACTAGGAGAACAAATATTTTATTACACTCAACTCTAAACATTACAATTACTGGAAATAATGTTTATTTTCAGAAATGTTTAAATATAATAAGGACATTGCATTATTTTCTCATTTCCTCTAAATTTCTGACATCTACTAACTACAGTACAATGCACCTTAAAAATAAaacacagttcacaaacaatagatCAAATTTGCCTATTGAATTTCCCATAAAAAAAAACTCGAAGGGAATATGAAATCCAAAATCATTAATTACATAAAGAATCCACTTTTTTTTGTTTtccttgtactgtactgtactagttTTGCAAAACTATTTACAATAAATATTAAACAGGCAGTTACATTAAAAGACTTTACAGTACTATAACTGTAATCTACTACCACTG
The nucleotide sequence above comes from Procambarus clarkii isolate CNS0578487 chromosome 71, FALCON_Pclarkii_2.0, whole genome shotgun sequence. Encoded proteins:
- the LOC123745667 gene encoding fibronectin type-III domain-containing protein 3a isoform X1, producing MTPIIPALNKVEVKMTSESDKVVDKGVTITDSDKQGQTEENFGSRSGRVTSDGAAHASRMFTAPLNLTVQHGDGKVLSFKLMGPNAGQGPPQFYGPPPGPPPQGYVPPYQPPPQYPPVMSPPLAQPSPPPIYTQKPDRHMRLYDKQRPKYYPRQQHQHTTKSGTSSLHSTPPLSPKKEPLTRKNGAEEEVHTEDGEDPSSSLQHLLSQVKPPKVIDVTPHEAIVQWSSPDLSGQHEDVPVSELLYEVFLNNNLYLSVSATQLTISGLKPATEYRVYFECLCGSVRGDSSGVTVFHTHSTLPDAPSLPRMIQKSKTSLQFRWGPAKENGSRVTAFILELCGNSGDWTEVFRGRGKQHTISKLQPHTRYRVRLAAVNEHGKSEYSAETIAFTSGVVPSQPAPPVLEQASVTSLSLGWTKRPMEETYTLQMEDSLNGYGFRPVYNGRDTRFTCQGLRRNADYKFRLCAHNEEGVSPFSDITCYPTLPDRPKPPSAPTVKGRPKSTKLTLAWSSPTDNGGSPVTGYRLDIDRGSGFECVYTGESTETECTELCPGASYRVRVLCESLGGMSDWSETTTVTAEAVCPGVCPAPRLLGKPKASLLQLKWGHPEFDGGSPVTEFRIDMMSPDSDRRQVYCGRDLECTVASLLPGRPYVFLVRGVNRMGPGPWSEPLEVVSGAGPPDAPHAPHLACRSPYSVHLAWEEPINNGAGIDQYNVQIAEVSCPHAESSESSSTCGDVESDLTFNNAYTGSATTSEVRNLAPATTYAFRICCSNSAGVGPWSSHATVTTPAAPPAPVAYISSSPAATAVTLLWGEPANHGDPITHYVIEVGDKTVTTPGPETEYTLNDLQPETLYRIRIQAMNSVGPGGFSGIHKVTTRPLPPAPPTLELVKASYNSLKIKWGDGRNLDMLTYSLQMEFTNPHNGTREFYQVYSGTNQNYKVVRLEENTEYRLRICASNEAGVGPYSAVAHLSTTKAPPPPLKAPRVTESAEGSHIVEWCSVRCPGEDSILYRLQVLQAGKDQDYYVAYTGGETSYALTGLEPHTGYYVRVCGVRVCGDGETMAGAYSSPALFNTPKPAPVTSTKTAANTTQEVGLQWHNLSDQQKAAAILVVFSLFCAVAAIGLQHFLAPDAGR
- the LOC123745667 gene encoding fibronectin type-III domain-containing protein 3a isoform X2, which codes for MTSESDKVVDKGVTITDSDKQGQTEENFGSRSGRVTSDGAAHASRMFTAPLNLTVQHGDGKVLSFKLMGPNAGQGPPQFYGPPPGPPPQGYVPPYQPPPQYPPVMSPPLAQPSPPPIYTQKPDRHMRLYDKQRPKYYPRQQHQHTTKSGTSSLHSTPPLSPKKEPLTRKNGAEEEVHTEDGEDPSSSLQHLLSQVKPPKVIDVTPHEAIVQWSSPDLSGQHEDVPVSELLYEVFLNNNLYLSVSATQLTISGLKPATEYRVYFECLCGSVRGDSSGVTVFHTHSTLPDAPSLPRMIQKSKTSLQFRWGPAKENGSRVTAFILELCGNSGDWTEVFRGRGKQHTISKLQPHTRYRVRLAAVNEHGKSEYSAETIAFTSGVVPSQPAPPVLEQASVTSLSLGWTKRPMEETYTLQMEDSLNGYGFRPVYNGRDTRFTCQGLRRNADYKFRLCAHNEEGVSPFSDITCYPTLPDRPKPPSAPTVKGRPKSTKLTLAWSSPTDNGGSPVTGYRLDIDRGSGFECVYTGESTETECTELCPGASYRVRVLCESLGGMSDWSETTTVTAEAVCPGVCPAPRLLGKPKASLLQLKWGHPEFDGGSPVTEFRIDMMSPDSDRRQVYCGRDLECTVASLLPGRPYVFLVRGVNRMGPGPWSEPLEVVSGAGPPDAPHAPHLACRSPYSVHLAWEEPINNGAGIDQYNVQIAEVSCPHAESSESSSTCGDVESDLTFNNAYTGSATTSEVRNLAPATTYAFRICCSNSAGVGPWSSHATVTTPAAPPAPVAYISSSPAATAVTLLWGEPANHGDPITHYVIEVGDKTVTTPGPETEYTLNDLQPETLYRIRIQAMNSVGPGGFSGIHKVTTRPLPPAPPTLELVKASYNSLKIKWGDGRNLDMLTYSLQMEFTNPHNGTREFYQVYSGTNQNYKVVRLEENTEYRLRICASNEAGVGPYSAVAHLSTTKAPPPPLKAPRVTESAEGSHIVEWCSVRCPGEDSILYRLQVLQAGKDQDYYVAYTGGETSYALTGLEPHTGYYVRVCGVRVCGDGETMAGAYSSPALFNTPKPAPVTSTKTAANTTQEVGLQWHNLSDQQKAAAILVVFSLFCAVAAIGLQHFLAPDAGR